CAAATTATATTGTTAGAAAAGTTTTCAGCATCTTAAAAATTGTTTTGAACTCTAGGGGGCTGTTTGCGAGATGTTTGGTTTAGGGACGAGAGTGGTTGGGGATACAATTTTATTTCAGCTGGAACTAATGAAACCCACCACGTTTATAATTGCAGTTTTaaagagggttttgttcttgttatgTTGCTTGCTGTGCTGTTACAGTATTATTATCTAACATTCTGTTATTAATGCAATTTCTGCAGTTGGAGATCTGAACCATTTGATCTCTGCCACCATGAGTGGAGTAACTTGCTGCTTGAGGTTCCCTGGGCAGCTGAACTCTGACCTCCGCAAGTTGGCAGTGAACCTTATCCCCTTCCCACGTCTCCACTTCTTCATGGTCGGGTTCGCCCCCTTGACCTCCCGCGGCTCCCAGATGTACCGTTCCCTCACGGTCCCCGAGCTTACCCAGCAGATGTGGGATTCCAAGAACATGATGTGCGCCGCTGATCCTCGCCACGGCCGCTACCTCACCGCATCTGCCATGTTCCGTGGTAAGATGAGCACCAAGGAGGTCGACGAGCAGATGATCAATGTCCAGAACAAGAACTCGTCCTACTTCGTGGAGTGGATCCCCAACAACGTGAAATCCAGCGTCTGCGATATCGCGCCGAGGGGCCTGTCCATGGCATCGACCTTCATTGGCAACTCCACTTCCATCCAGGAGATGTTCAGGAGAGTGAGCGAGCAGTTCACAGCCATGTTCAGGAGGAAGGCTTTCCTTCactggtacaccggcgagggcaTGGACGAGATGGAGTTCACTGAGGCCGAGAGCAACATGAACGACCTCGTCGCAGAGTACCAGCAGTACCAGGACGCCACCGCCGATGAGGAGGGTGactacgaggacgaggaggatctGCAAGCCGATGAAGAGTGAGGTGTGTTCTGTTCTGTGTGACGGTTAGGGGCCATCTCTGATGGCTTTGTGGCTAGTCTGAAGCCAGTGTGTGCTACTGTGTGTGTGTGGTTGCCCATGCTTGGGCACTCCTGGACTTGGTTGATGCTTTGTGAGTTTGTGTAGTTGTGTTTGTTCGGTTAATTCGTAGGCAGTTTGTGATGAGTTTATGGTGAACTTGAGATTTAGATTTTAGAACCGTAGCAGAAGTGCCTTTCTGTAAAATGGTTCTGAATCCTAATGCAACGTTTGCTGTTTTCACTTGGTTGTTGGTGTGAAATGTGATGTACCAGTAGACAGACGTATTGGTCGCCTAGGTACACAAGATCTGTACCATTCAACTAGTTGCTTCCTGGTTAATCTTGCTAATGTTTTTTTCACCTGCTACGTCTGAGGAGCTGTGGCATACTGGGTTGTCAACATCGTTTTACACTGTTTTGTTTCCTGTCTCTTGACTTCTACCGTCTGGTATCCAAGTAAACTGGCCACGCTACAACGATGGCAAACGTATTCCTTAACAGCCGTAGTATAATCGACT
This Lolium perenne isolate Kyuss_39 chromosome 1, Kyuss_2.0, whole genome shotgun sequence DNA region includes the following protein-coding sequences:
- the LOC127317825 gene encoding tubulin beta-1 chain translates to MREILHIQGGQCGNQIGSKFWEVVCDEHGIDPTGRYVGTSDLQLERVNVYYNEASCGRFVPRAVLMDLEPGTMDSVRTGPYGQIFRPDNFVFGQSGAGNNWAKGHYTEGAELIDSVLDVVRKEAENCDCLQGFQVCHSLGGGTGSGMGTLLISKIREEYPDRMMLTFSVFPSPKVSDTVVEPYNATLSVHQLVENADECMVLDNEALYDICFRTLKLTTPSFGDLNHLISATMSGVTCCLRFPGQLNSDLRKLAVNLIPFPRLHFFMVGFAPLTSRGSQMYRSLTVPELTQQMWDSKNMMCAADPRHGRYLTASAMFRGKMSTKEVDEQMINVQNKNSSYFVEWIPNNVKSSVCDIAPRGLSMASTFIGNSTSIQEMFRRVSEQFTAMFRRKAFLHWYTGEGMDEMEFTEAESNMNDLVAEYQQYQDATADEEGDYEDEEDLQADEE